From the Lolium rigidum isolate FL_2022 chromosome 2, APGP_CSIRO_Lrig_0.1, whole genome shotgun sequence genome, one window contains:
- the LOC124692874 gene encoding scarecrow-like protein 27 yields the protein MRAALFGADRNGGLHRPATAKDLFWPPGKQQQQLEPRSVLDCSRRLSPPNSASTLSSSLGGGAADSAGGVAAVSESSAGDAEAVKWGDHGSGGRKDDWSSAGGGCELPPIPGALDVGLVGAEGWDAMLGNAAVAAGQDQTFLNWIMGAAGELEMPGAPLPMHQQPLVDNAGFGFSAVDPMGFALDHHHHHLGGASSDLSSSGATGGGGGSSKASSAFGHFSQEAASLQPPPPPMLFHEGIDTKPPLLGPHPPGHGLLHHHYQHQHQPPPPAATFFMPLSSFPDHNHRSPLHQPPPPKRHHSVPDDLYLSRSNLGASAAGQGLAFPLLHGSAPFQPHPSPPLRGAMKTTAAEAAQQQLLDELAAAAKAAEAGNSTGAREILARLNHQLPPLGKPFHRSASYLKEALHLALSDGTYGASRLTSPLDVALKLAAYKSFSDLSPMLQFANFTATQALLDEIACSTASCIHVIDFDLGVGGQWASFLQELAHRRGTGGVPLPLLKLTALVSAASHHPLELHLTQDNLSQFAADLGIPFEFNAVSLDAFSPAELISPTGDEIVAVSLPVACSARAPPLPVILRLVKQLSPKVVVAMDYGADRADLPFSQHFLHCFQSCMFLLDSLDAAGIDADSASKIERFLIQPRVEDAVLGRRKTDKIMAWRNVFTAAGFTPVPLSNLAEAQADCLLKRVQVRGFHVEKRGAGLTLCWQRGELVSVSAWRC from the coding sequence ATGAGGGCGGCGCTCTTCGGTGCCGACCGGAACGGGGGACTCCACCGACCCGCCACCGCCAAAGATCTCTTCTGGCCGCCgggcaagcagcagcagcagctggagcCCAGGTCCGTGCTCGACTGCTCCCGCAGGCTCAGCCCGCCCAACTCTGCATCGACGCTGTCGTCGtccctcggcggcggcgcggctgacTCGGCCGGCGGCGTGGCGGCCGTTTCCGAGAGCAGCGCCGGCGACGCCGAGGCCGTCAAATGGGGGGACCACGGCAGCGGGGGGAGGAAGGACGActggagcagcgccggcggcggctgtGAGCTGCCGCCCATTCCTGGGGCCCTCGATGTGGGCCTCGTCGGCGCCGAGGGCTGGGACGCCATGCTCGGCAACGCCGCGGTGGCGGCCGGGCAGGACCAGACCTTCCTCAACTGGATCATGGGGGCGGCCGGCGAGCTGGAGATGCCGGGGGCGCCGCTCCCAATGCATCAGCAGCCGCTCGTCGACAATGCAGGCTTCGGGTTCTCGGCCGTCGACCCAATGGGCTTCGCgctcgaccaccaccaccaccacctcggcggcgcctcctccgacctctcctcctccggcgccaccggcggcggcggcggcagcagcaaagCCTCCTCCGCCTTCGGCCACTTCTCGCAGGAGGCCGCATccctccagccgccgccgcctcccatgcTCTTCCACGAAGGTATCGACACAAAGCCCCCTCTTCTTGGACCGCACCCGCCTGGccacggcctcctccaccaccactaccagcaccagcaccaaccgccgcctcccgccgcaaCCTTCTTCATGCCGCTCTCCTCCTTCCCCGATCACAACCACCGCTCGCCACTTCACCAGCCACCACCACCCAAACGCCACCACTCCGTCCCAGACGACCTCTACCTCTCCCGCAGCAACCTTGGCGCCTCGGCTGCCGGGCAAGGCCTCGCCTTTCCCCTGCTCCACGGCTCAGCCCCGTTTCAGCCCCACCCTTCGCCGCCGCTTCGCGGGGCGATGAAAACCACGGCTGCAGAGGCGGCGCAGCAGCAACTCTTGGACGAGCTGGCTGCGGCGGCCAAGGCGGCCGAGGCCGGCAATTCCACTGGCGCGCGAGAGATATTGGCGCGGCTCAATCACCAGCTTCCCCCGCTCGGGAAGCCCTTCCACCGCTCCGCCTCCTACCTCAAGGAGGCGCTCCACCTCGCGCTCTCCGACGGCACCTACGGCGCCTCCCGCCTCACCTCCCCGCTCGACGTCGCCCTCAAGCTCGCGGCGTACAAGTCCTTCTCCGACCTGTCCCCCATGCTGCAGTTCGCCAACTTCACCGCCACGCAGGCGCTTCTCGACGAAATCGCCTGCAGCACCGCCTCCTGCATCCATGTCATCGACTTCGACCTCGGGGTGGGCGGCCAGTGGGCTTCATTCCTGCAGGAGCTCGCCCATCGCCGTGGCACCGGCGGCGTGCCTCTGCCGCTGCTCAAGCTCACGGCCTTGGTTTCAGCCGCTTCTCACCACCCGCTAGAGCTCCATCTCACTCAGGATAACCTCTCACAGTTCGCCGCTGATCTCGGGATCCCGTTCGAGTTCAATGCCGTCAGTCTTGATGCTTTCAGTCCGGCGGAGCTCATTTCTCCTACCGGGGATGAAATCGTAGCTGTTAGCCTCCCTGTTGCTTGCTCTGCCCGAGCACCGCCGCTGCCTGTAATCCTTCGGCTGGTGAAGCAGCTTTCTCCTAAGGTTGTGGTCGCTATGGACTATGGAGCTGATCGTGCTGACCTCCCGTTCTCGCAGCACTTCCTGCATTGCTTTCAGTCTTGCATGTTCCTCCTTGACTCGCTTGATGCCGCCGGGATTGATGCGGATTCCGCATCTAAGATTGAGAGGTTTCTTATCCAACCAAGAGTGGAAGACGCCGTGCTTGGGCGGCGCAAGACCGACAAAATAATGGCATGGCGGAATGTGTTCACAGCTGCTGGGTTCACACCTGTGCCGCTCAGCAACCTCGCCGAGGCGCAGGCCGACTGCCTGTTGAAGCGGGTGCAGGTCCGAGGGTTCCATGTGGAGAAGCGTGGTGCTGGGCTCACGCTCTGCTGGCAGCGCGGCGAGCTCGTCTCCGTATCGGCATGGCGGTGCTGA